The sequence AACTGAGCGTCCTGTTGTTATTGGTTTTGGACCTTGTGGTTTATTAGCAGCACTTACCCTTGCTCAAATGGGTTTTAAACCTATTATCATTGAACGTGGTAATGAAGTCAGACAACGCACCAAAGACACCTTTGGTTTTTGGCGTCAGCGTAAATTAAACACTGAATCAAACGTACAATTCGGTGAAGGCGGAGCGGGTACTTTTTCTGACGGCAAACTATATAGCCAAGTGAAAGATCCAAATCATTATGGCCGTAAAGTCATGACCGAGTTTGTTAAAGCCGGCGCACCAGATGAGATTTTATTTGTCAGTAAACCGCACATAGGTACTTATAAGTTAGTGACCATGGTAGAAAAAATGCGTGCCGAGATCATAGCGCTTGGTGGGGAAGTTCGTTTTGCGACTCGTGTAGATGACTTGCATATCACTGACTCAAAAGTAACAGGCGTGACCCTTAATACTGGCGTAACCTTAAAAACCAGCCATGTTGTTCTTGCTGTTGGTCATAGCGCGCGCGATACCTTCCAAATGATCCATGATAAAGGCGTGTATGTTGAAGCAAAACCTTTTTCAATTGGCTTTAGGATTGAACATAAACAGTCAACCATAGACCAAGCACGCTTTGGTGACAATGCTGGGAACGAAATACTTGGCGCTGCGGATTACAAACTGGTTCATCACTGCAAAAATGGTCGTTCTGTTTATAGCTTCTGTATGTGTCCAGGCGGAACCGTGGTTGCCGCCGCATCAGAAGAAGGCCGTGTTGTCACTAACGGCATGAGCCAATATTCAAGGAACGAGCGTAATGCCAACAGTGCTATTGTGGTAGGTATCGACCCAGAGCGAGATTACCCAAACCATCCTCTTGCTGGTATCGAATTACAAAGACAACTAGAAACCTTAGCGTTTGAATTAGGCGGAAAAGACTACAGTGCACCAGCGCAAACCATTGGCGATTTCTTAAAAGGAAAACCAGACTCAGAATTGGGCGATGTAAAACCGTCTTATACTCCCGGCATTACCTTAACTGACTTAAGCAAAGCGTTACCTGACTTTGCCGTGGATGCCATACGTGAAGCCATTCCAGCGTTTAATAGAAAAATCAAAGGATTTTCATCTGATGATGGCTTATTAACTGGCGTAGAAACCAGAACATCGTCACCAATCAGTATTAAACGTAATAAAGAATTCCAAAGCATTAACACCAAAGGCTTATTCCCAGCAGGCGAGGGTGCTGGCTACGCAGGTGGCATATTATCAGCAGGAATTGATGGCATTAAAGTGGCAGAAGCCGTGGCAAAATCGATGTTGAACCTAGAGTAAGAGCGGCTCTAAACGGTAAGCAAATCCTAATATTAAAACGCTTACCTAGATAAAAATATGCGATCGAAAAAGCCTTTCAAGCTATTAAGTATAAAGCTTGAAAGGCTTTTTTGTGTTTTGCAGGTATGCTGTATGAAAATGTATCGTAAGTTATGCAATGTTATGATGCGATATGCTAATACATTAAAAAACCCCGCAACTGGTAGGTTGTGAGGTCTTTTGATTACTTTTGACAATGTTTGTTGGTGCGCCCACCAAGACTCGAAATTATTATATAAATATATGATTTAATTATAATTAATTAAATTTATTTTCATGGATACTGTTTATTATACTGTATAAACAAAAAATGACGCAATTAGGCGTCATTTTTGTTTTTGTTAGTATCGTTTACTAGCGCATCGATCTTAACCTTTAACCATTTATTAGGCCGTCCTTCAAGATCAGGTGGTGGTAAAAAGCCGGCATCACGCTTGCGATGAATTGTCGTATTGGATTCCCAGCCAAATATTTCCTTGATGTCGCCTGTGGTGTAATACCTACCTATCATTTCAATCTCCTTTGTCTTCAATACTCTTACAATTAATTATCCCAACTGAAGAAGGGCTTATGTATCGCTTCTTCAAGTCATGTGGTATAACAATCAGCTATTCTTTATCCGTAACTGGTCGCTCTAGCCTTGCATTCTTCAAAGTGTGTGTGGGCCCAACTGATCGCTGGGCTCTCAAGATTCCCAATATCATCAGCATAAAACCATTTAGTCTGACACCATCCCCAATCGCTAAAGCAAACACTACCATCCGATGAAAAGTTATGAGGGGTAGGGGTAGCAAATTGTGCGAGGTAACCAACTTTACTGTTACGCTGCAGCTCTTCAGCAATACAGTCATCACCTTCTATATCATTAGGTAGTTGGAGTAAGTTACAAACGTCATTACAACCAAATATAGCGTCTGTTAAGTCTTCGCTAAGCGTGTCGGCTAAGCACATATAAATCGGTATCATTTTTTCACAGCGCACATTCGCAGTGTAAGCTTCATCTATTAATTTTCTTCTACTATGATTCATGATCAACTCCTAATACCTATTTGCAGTCTTTATCGTTACTAAGCGGTTTGTATCATCAGTTATTAGATTGTTTTTGCTTTACATTGAGAGCAGAGAGGTACATTCGATGAAAGAGATTGAGATAGCTGTCTACTAAATCTCTAAGCTCTATCACGTTGAAGTTCGCGATGGTCGTAACGAGACTTACCGAACTCTTTACGCGCATTTTGATTATCTGCCCAAGAACCACCACCGATTGGTCTGCTGTTCCTAACACGCTCATACCTTTCTTTAGCAACATAAAACTGCTTTTGAAGGCGTTTTAATAGGTAAGGGTCATCAGCTAAGTTAAGGCTAAGAATACGTAGCGAGTCTCCTATTAGGCGGTACTCAATAACGTTTTGACCATTACCTAAAAGAGAGATAGCATCTTTGGATTCAAATATCTTGTCGCCTATTTTTAACTTATGCTTGCCACCTTTATCAGCAATAGCGACAACTGCATCAGTCCACATGCCAAACTGTTTTCCGTCTCTGCCTTCAGAAACGTCTTTAGTAAACAGATGAGCATATGACGATACAAACCTACACATTGAGCCTGTCAGCTGCGTAGCGAGTGCATCATTGACAGTGGTAGTCTGCCAGCGGCTATCGATGAATTCATGAACATTACTGCGATCAAGCTCTACTTCAAATGGAGCAGTGCGTTTAACTTTGCAGGCATAGAAAGCTTGATTGTCATCTGCATCTGACGTGATCACTTGGGCCCCAAACGTACCGTCAGGATATTTACGCACTGAGTTCAGGTTTAGTTTGATATGTAAGTTCATTGGTTGCCTCCAGCAGCGTATAAGCGCATTTCAGCGAGTTTTTGATTGGCGTGAGCGTTCTGCTCTCTGAACTCTATTAGCTCAGGGCTATCGATTGAGCTCATGCGCGGCTCAAGCGTTGATGTCGCTACGTCTTGCTCGGCTTGGCTGAGAAGGTAGCTGTTGCAGCCAGTGATGTTGCCAACTACTACAAGTGACATACCTACCGCCAGTCCTGCGACGATATGTGCACCGCCTGACTTTATTTGGTTGAGTAGTGCGAAATGTTGTGCCATAATCCTTTCACTCCTTGTTGAGTAAAGCCCCTTTAGATGTCCAGTCGAGAAGGGGCTTTTTATTGTCTAAAATTTGGTGCTACTAGATAATTTCGGCTAGGTCATTACTAGCTTATGAACTAATTATGAACCTATGGTTCTTTTATGTCAACTATAATATGAACCAATTAATCTTTAAATAAGAACCAATATGTATTATTAGGCACAAAAAAACCCGCTCAAGGCGGGCTCTAGAGTTGTGATTTAATAATTCTTTATAGAAATAAACATAAGTAAGATAATTATTGCTAATAGAATAGGGCGGTGATACATTCTAAGCTCACGTCATCTACCTATTAAGGCTATTGCTATGAAGCTATTATCAGCGTTTTTACAGAAAGTTCAAAGAAGTCATTACTAACATAATAAACTGGAAAAAGCTGAGGAGTAAGGGATTTGATACAGAATTGGGATGATATAAAAAGTAGCGGTTGGGATAATTTGTTGCTTGGTAACGGATTTAGTCTGAATATTTGTAATCGATATTCATATAAATCGCTTTATGAATACTCAAAAAAAAATGCAATTAAGCCAGTTTTAAGTGAGCAGATAATAGGGATATTTGAAGATCTTAAGACAGTTAACTTTGAAGAAGTCTTAAAAGCTTTGGCATATGCTATTTTAGTAAAAAAATCTATTGGTGAAGATGATCTACAAGAATATTTAGATCTTTATAAGACGGTCCAAGATAATCTCTTTAATACCGTTGAAGCTGTACATATTAATTATTCCGATGTTAAAAAAGAAGAAATTGGGAAAGAGCTTGAGATTTTTGAAAAAATATTCACCACATGTTATGACTTAATTTTGTATTGGTCGTCATACAGCAGCTTGCCATCTAATAAGATTGCAGATTTCTTTTGGAACAGTAATAGTTTGTTTGATCCGCAAGATACAAGTATCTATGGAAAAAAAATAGGGTTTTACTACTTGCATGGAGCTTTGCATTTGCAACAAGACTTGGTAGGAGCAGTTTCTAAAATTGGTCACACGTCAAACTCCTTGCCATCGAGTGAAGATTTCAACTACGAAGGAATTAACACTAAAATACCTGTGTATGTTTCTGAGGGTAAAAGTGAGTATAAACTGAATAAAATCCTATCTAATAGCTATTTAACATTTTGCTATCAAACCTTCTCTGAAATTAAAGGTTCTTTAATAGTGGTTGGACATTCTTTAGATCAAGATTATGATAACCATCTTGTAAACGCTATTAAGAAAAACACCAATCTTACAAGAGTTGCAGTATCAATTTATTCGGGAGAATCTAAGTCTGATAAAGAACAGAGAGTACAGGATTTAAAAGCAATATTGCATAGGAGCGACTTAGATTTGGTATTTTTCGAATCTAACAGTTATCCACTAATTAATGAAGATGTTAAGCCCTAAGTATAAACAGATAATTACTTTAATCTGATCGGAATATAGAAAAACCCACTATGAAGTGGGTTTTCAATTCAACATGTATTCATTAATCGACAAATTCTAACACTTTGTGGACACATTCTTCGGAGGAGTGGGCCATTTGAATATCAATATCGAAACCATCTTTATTCATCTTTTCCAAAGAATATAAACACTTGTCCAATTCATTTTGAATATTTATTTGAACTGCTTCTGTGAATATTATGTCATCTACAGGCGGTACATAAATAATTATACTAGCTTTAATGGATTTTCCTAAAATCTCACAACAGTTTGCGACATTAGTACATCCAACATAATCAATATTGTATCGACGATGAATATCATCTAAGTAAGCAGCTGAAACAATCGTACCGTAGTACTCTGCTCTAGTAGTGGAATCTTCTAAGCTATATTTAGAAATGGGCATGTCTACTAACATTTCCTTTGGATTACTAGCATTTTTAATCAAAAAAGGCTCTGGATTATAAATTTTATCCTTCATTCCTTTTCTTTTACTCTCAATTTGATTAAATACTTTCTGGCGTAGCTGAGTTGTACCAATAGTTTGATTTTTCTTTGGTTTTTTTTCATCTCTACATATTAGCGATACCATTGATCTGTACAAGTCGTCTAATATTTCTTCAACACTTTCACCTCGTGCTGTTTGATAATTTGAATAGATTATGTGAGGAGAGGGCGTAATTGTGTAGTTGTTATTCGTAAGCATCTCTTCAACTATATCAAGCAGAAACTTAATATTTGCAGCCCCAATTGTACCAAACAAACATTGAAAGGCATCTGTAGTTTCCAGAATCCTATAATGACATTTGCTATCTTTATCTACGAAAACTACTCCAATGTTAAATATCTCTCCCGAAATTCTGTCGGGCATAAACCGCACAGTAAACCAGCTTCCTGATATCAAGTCACTGTTTTCGCTGCTGTTAAGTAAACTCAGCCATGACGTATTCATATTAATAGTTCCGCTCTGGATGTTGCTTGTTCAAATGCATTATCCGCTCTCTTGTTTAAGAAATCTAGAAATTCAATATAATCTGATGAATTTGAGTCATATATAGAATTCATCCAACTCTTTACCTCTTTGTCTATCGATACGATAGCATTGGAATGCTTGTTACATTCATGGATCATACTACTACGAATTTTAGAAAATTCTTTTTGAGGCATATAGTCTTTTGCGATATCAAAAAGCTGATTCTTATACTTCCTATTCACATCTAAATCGCTGGTTAGCCAGCCATAGGCAGAGTATTTACATACTAATATATCGTTATCAATAACATGGTATTTCGCTTTACCTGTTCTAAGTAAATTTCCCATATGCCTATCGACGTGTGCGATAGTGTTATCCATTGCTATGGTATCACCTATATGTGACCATTTTGCAAGTTCCTCTATTAACTTTTTGCTACGTGTATGGTATTCGAAGGCAGTTTCACTTTTGTCAATTTTGGAGGTACAGAAAATAGGGTAGAATTCATTATCAAAAAAACTTTTTCCCAACTCAGATTTAGAAAATCCAACGCTATCGTTTGCAGCAATGTCTTGAGTTGGAATCAATGCAATACAGGCGTATTTTGGCTGCGGAATTCCAAGAGCGTTGGCCATTAAATAGCCTACGATTTCGTTAAACAACGATCTATCAGCAAAATCTAAAGGATATATCTTCCCATACATATCAATAGCTTTAGCTTCACTGGGATGTTTAAAACTAGCAACAAATACTGGATTAAGATTATTTTTATCTGTAATCCATCCCTTAAAGTTACGATAGCAATTCACATCTAACAATCTAACTATTTTATTAGGCACATTTTTCTCCAGTTATCATTTTTGATATGAAGTCTTAAAGTATTCTCTTATGACTCATTAATAAGATCTTTTATGAAAAGCTATATTACAAGAAATCATTTCAACCATTGTTTCTTCAAATAAAACTATTTTTTATTAGGTATCGTGTCTGTCACACGCCTTCAACCCAACCTCTACAGCCTCACTCAAATCAGCACTTTCTTTAATACTGTATGGCACGTTTGGGATCATGCCATCTTTCTTCAGAGACTCTGCAGCTGCCTTATTAAGCGGCGTACCAATAGAAGAGTCTTCGATATAGCCGAAAGGTTGAAAATACACTTCAATGCCAAAATCTGGATAATAGACACATGAGATTTCACCATCTGTAGTGAACGGATAGGGCGTATCATGATCAACGGCCCAGAACGCTTCATGCACCGCAACACCACCAGAAACAAACTGTCGAGCGTAGCTATCATCTTGAGCAGGAGAGCATGCAGCTACTGATAGGGCTGTTGAAATGATTAACCACCTGGGCATATTGACTCGCATGGTACTCCGTCTTTGTCTCTATCTAGTCG is a genomic window of Psychrobacter cibarius containing:
- a CDS encoding NAD(P)/FAD-dependent oxidoreductase is translated as MIRLTEIKLPLNHAPEDLTTAITTKLKISAEQMASFVMFKRGYDARNKRNIQLIYTLDITLTDSDLTNDLLVQFESDNHVKATPDTSYKYVGTAPKDLTERPVVIGFGPCGLLAALTLAQMGFKPIIIERGNEVRQRTKDTFGFWRQRKLNTESNVQFGEGGAGTFSDGKLYSQVKDPNHYGRKVMTEFVKAGAPDEILFVSKPHIGTYKLVTMVEKMRAEIIALGGEVRFATRVDDLHITDSKVTGVTLNTGVTLKTSHVVLAVGHSARDTFQMIHDKGVYVEAKPFSIGFRIEHKQSTIDQARFGDNAGNEILGAADYKLVHHCKNGRSVYSFCMCPGGTVVAAASEEGRVVTNGMSQYSRNERNANSAIVVGIDPERDYPNHPLAGIELQRQLETLAFELGGKDYSAPAQTIGDFLKGKPDSELGDVKPSYTPGITLTDLSKALPDFAVDAIREAIPAFNRKIKGFSSDDGLLTGVETRTSSPISIKRNKEFQSINTKGLFPAGEGAGYAGGILSAGIDGIKVAEAVAKSMLNLE
- a CDS encoding DUF4917 family protein, producing MIQNWDDIKSSGWDNLLLGNGFSLNICNRYSYKSLYEYSKKNAIKPVLSEQIIGIFEDLKTVNFEEVLKALAYAILVKKSIGEDDLQEYLDLYKTVQDNLFNTVEAVHINYSDVKKEEIGKELEIFEKIFTTCYDLILYWSSYSSLPSNKIADFFWNSNSLFDPQDTSIYGKKIGFYYLHGALHLQQDLVGAVSKIGHTSNSLPSSEDFNYEGINTKIPVYVSEGKSEYKLNKILSNSYLTFCYQTFSEIKGSLIVVGHSLDQDYDNHLVNAIKKNTNLTRVAVSIYSGESKSDKEQRVQDLKAILHRSDLDLVFFESNSYPLINEDVKP
- a CDS encoding DUF3037 domain-containing protein, with protein sequence MPDRISGEIFNIGVVFVDKDSKCHYRILETTDAFQCLFGTIGAANIKFLLDIVEEMLTNNNYTITPSPHIIYSNYQTARGESVEEILDDLYRSMVSLICRDEKKPKKNQTIGTTQLRQKVFNQIESKRKGMKDKIYNPEPFLIKNASNPKEMLVDMPISKYSLEDSTTRAEYYGTIVSAAYLDDIHRRYNIDYVGCTNVANCCEILGKSIKASIIIYVPPVDDIIFTEAVQINIQNELDKCLYSLEKMNKDGFDIDIQMAHSSEECVHKVLEFVD